One Qipengyuania gaetbuli genomic region harbors:
- a CDS encoding preprotein translocase subunit YajC, which yields MRGILTAIALGALAVAGPVAAQDRRGDDRESSREGDRTRIDPYIEVSQIVTWQFDPVDETVTYTQVAAGVDAQIRGRNSGAAIALRYERNFAWDGNARDTDTLTGIVRGYTAIVPRTLQIEAGALASRTRTDGSGGSLLVPVIGDDDTVTKTYSAYAGPTLSTRVDDVKIDANYRIGYTRVEGPDFVTLGGDAVDLFDESVAHSAMVRAATSPDMPFPVGVGVGAGFYQEDIDTLDQRVRDAYVRGDVTIPVTPTLAIVAGAGVEDVEVSSRDALRDTDGNPIVGPNGRYVVDSNSPRQIAYEAEGLIWDVGVIWRPSSRTQLQATFGRRYDSDTYYGSFTWQPSSRSNLGIAVYDSIQGFGGRLNNALAALPTDFEVIRDPVSGDITGCTSPTLGTNCLSGLLGSVRSSVFRGRGVTASYTREVGRMTAGIAAGYDNRKFIAAPGTVLEVANDIVDESYYVTAGVSGPAWRGNFSVNTFANWFDSGIGEIGDTFAYGSAASYYQRIWQNLSARAALSVYAVDTEVSDADLRAASALLGLRYDF from the coding sequence ATGCGGGGCATCCTGACAGCGATCGCGCTAGGCGCGCTGGCCGTCGCCGGCCCCGTTGCTGCGCAGGATCGCCGTGGGGATGATCGCGAGTCCTCCCGCGAAGGGGATCGCACGCGCATCGATCCGTACATCGAAGTCTCCCAGATCGTGACCTGGCAGTTCGATCCGGTGGACGAGACCGTTACCTACACGCAGGTCGCCGCCGGAGTGGACGCCCAGATCCGCGGCCGAAACAGCGGCGCTGCCATTGCCCTGCGCTACGAACGCAATTTCGCCTGGGATGGGAACGCGCGCGACACCGACACGCTGACCGGCATCGTGCGCGGCTACACGGCCATCGTCCCGCGTACACTGCAGATCGAGGCGGGCGCTCTGGCAAGCCGCACAAGGACGGATGGCTCGGGCGGATCGCTGCTCGTGCCTGTTATCGGTGACGACGATACCGTCACGAAGACCTATTCCGCCTATGCCGGCCCGACGCTTTCGACCCGCGTCGACGACGTCAAGATCGATGCGAATTACCGCATCGGCTATACGCGGGTGGAAGGCCCCGATTTCGTCACGCTCGGCGGTGACGCCGTGGACCTGTTTGACGAGAGCGTCGCTCATTCCGCCATGGTTCGTGCGGCGACTTCGCCCGATATGCCTTTCCCGGTGGGCGTGGGCGTCGGTGCGGGCTTCTACCAGGAAGATATCGACACGCTGGACCAGCGGGTACGCGATGCCTACGTGCGCGGAGACGTGACTATTCCGGTTACGCCCACGCTGGCCATCGTCGCCGGTGCCGGCGTCGAGGACGTCGAAGTCTCCTCCCGTGACGCCCTGCGCGATACGGACGGCAATCCGATCGTCGGCCCGAATGGTCGCTACGTCGTCGACAGCAACAGCCCGCGCCAGATTGCTTACGAGGCGGAAGGCCTAATCTGGGACGTTGGGGTCATCTGGCGCCCGAGCAGCCGCACGCAGCTGCAGGCAACCTTCGGACGCCGCTACGACAGCGACACTTATTACGGCAGCTTTACCTGGCAGCCGTCCAGCCGCTCGAACCTCGGCATCGCAGTCTACGATTCGATCCAGGGCTTCGGCGGCAGGCTCAACAATGCGCTGGCCGCGCTGCCCACCGATTTCGAGGTGATCCGCGACCCCGTTAGCGGCGATATCACCGGCTGCACCAGCCCGACGCTGGGCACCAATTGCTTGTCCGGCCTGCTCGGCTCGGTCCGCTCCTCGGTCTTCCGCGGTCGCGGCGTGACCGCCAGCTACACGCGTGAAGTCGGCCGGATGACCGCGGGCATCGCCGCAGGCTACGACAACCGCAAATTCATCGCCGCGCCCGGGACCGTGCTCGAAGTGGCCAACGATATCGTCGATGAAAGCTATTACGTGACTGCCGGCGTCAGCGGGCCGGCATGGCGCGGCAACTTCAGCGTGAACACCTTTGCCAACTGGTTCGACAGCGGCATCGGCGAGATAGGCGATACCTTCGCCTATGGTAGCGCCGCCTCCTATTACCAGCGCATCTGGCAGAACCTGTCGGCACGCGCCGCACTTTCGGTCTATGCTGTCGATACCGAGGTCAGCGACGCGGACCTGCGCGCGGCAAGCGCATTGCTCGGCCTGCGCTACGATTTCTGA
- a CDS encoding XrtA/PEP-CTERM system-associated ATPase, with translation MYEEFYGLSERPFQLTPDPAFYFESITHKKALSYLGYGLNQGEGFVVITGEVGAGKSTLVAHLKQRLDERRMTVGEVVTSALDGEEMIHVAARSFGLDVEGGDKASALAAIELFLHEEARQGRRVLLIVDEAQNLSIGALEELRMLSNFQLGSHPLLQTLLLGQPEFKHLLAQSDELEQLRQRVIAAHHLEPMQPGEMEPYVAHRLEHVGWTGNPEFASAIWPRLHKATGGIPRKVNQVMNRLLLMGALEEQSVLEIDMLDAVIEEMTGDAAAETAAEAPRVRPDRNLPASDAIAQARTQAAPVPSAADVEARQKGLLDVQIEAIEGAFAQRDKHMAALRREIEKLAASRGEGNETPADLDKRLAAIEARLDEQERSLRHVLSMMIDYFESAGTREAA, from the coding sequence ATGTACGAGGAATTCTACGGCCTTTCCGAGCGCCCCTTCCAGCTGACGCCGGACCCGGCATTCTATTTCGAGAGCATCACGCACAAGAAGGCGCTGAGCTATCTCGGCTATGGCCTGAACCAGGGAGAAGGTTTCGTCGTCATCACCGGCGAGGTCGGGGCGGGTAAATCGACGCTGGTCGCGCATCTCAAACAAAGGCTGGACGAGCGCCGCATGACCGTGGGCGAAGTCGTCACCAGCGCGCTCGACGGCGAGGAAATGATCCACGTTGCCGCCCGCAGCTTCGGCCTCGATGTCGAGGGCGGGGACAAGGCAAGCGCGCTCGCGGCGATCGAACTGTTCCTGCACGAGGAAGCACGCCAGGGCCGCCGCGTCCTGCTGATCGTGGACGAGGCGCAGAACCTCTCGATCGGCGCGCTGGAAGAGCTGCGCATGCTGTCGAACTTCCAGCTCGGTTCGCATCCGCTGCTCCAGACGCTGCTGCTCGGCCAGCCCGAATTCAAGCACCTGCTCGCACAGTCGGACGAACTGGAGCAGCTGCGCCAGCGCGTCATCGCGGCACACCACCTCGAACCGATGCAGCCGGGCGAGATGGAACCTTACGTGGCGCACCGGTTGGAACATGTCGGCTGGACAGGCAATCCCGAGTTCGCATCGGCAATCTGGCCGCGCCTGCACAAGGCGACGGGCGGCATTCCGCGCAAGGTCAACCAGGTCATGAACCGGCTGCTGCTGATGGGCGCGCTGGAAGAACAATCGGTGCTCGAGATCGATATGCTCGATGCCGTGATCGAGGAAATGACGGGCGATGCCGCCGCCGAAACCGCTGCCGAAGCGCCGCGCGTCAGGCCCGACCGCAACCTCCCGGCGAGCGATGCCATTGCGCAGGCGCGGACCCAGGCAGCCCCGGTACCCAGCGCTGCCGATGTCGAAGCGCGGCAGAAGGGCCTGCTCGACGTCCAGATCGAAGCGATCGAAGGCGCCTTTGCCCAGCGCGACAAGCACATGGCTGCACTGCGTCGGGAAATCGAAAAGCTCGCCGCCTCGCGTGGAGAGGGCAACGAGACGCCGGCCGATCTCGACAAGCGGCTCGCTGCTATCGAGGCGCGCCTCGATGAGCAGGAGCGCTCGCTGCGCCACGTCCTTTCGATGATGATCGACTATTTCGAGTCGGCCGGAACCCGCGAAGCGGCCTGA
- a CDS encoding XrtA system polysaccharide deacetylase, with amino-acid sequence MTDSRIVNGLSVDVEDWFQVGAFENTLKREDWDSLQLRVGDNVARILDLFDEAGVKATFFTLGWVAERSPAAMRAIVERGHELASHGYDHTRVFTFTREEFAADLAKARAILEDTGGCAITGYRAPSFSIDARNSWAHEVLAEHGYAYSSSVAPVVHDHYGWREAPRFAFNPVPGSDLVEIPVTTALFANRRLAAGGGGFFRVLPYGFSRWAIRQVNHEEGRPAIFYFHPWEVDPEQPRVGGAPLRSRLRHYTNLSRMAGKLTDLLGEFAWGRMDELAERERVRALDWAA; translated from the coding sequence ATGACAGACAGCAGGATAGTGAACGGCCTCTCGGTCGATGTGGAGGACTGGTTCCAGGTCGGCGCGTTCGAGAACACGCTGAAGCGCGAGGACTGGGATTCGCTCCAGCTGCGTGTCGGCGACAATGTCGCGCGCATTCTGGACCTGTTTGACGAAGCCGGGGTCAAGGCGACCTTCTTCACGCTTGGCTGGGTGGCGGAGCGCAGCCCTGCGGCGATGCGCGCCATCGTCGAACGCGGCCACGAACTGGCAAGTCACGGCTATGACCACACCCGCGTATTCACTTTCACACGAGAGGAATTCGCAGCCGATCTCGCCAAGGCCCGTGCGATTCTCGAAGACACAGGCGGGTGCGCGATCACCGGTTACCGCGCTCCGAGCTTTTCGATCGATGCCCGCAATAGCTGGGCGCATGAGGTTCTGGCGGAACACGGCTACGCCTATTCCTCCAGCGTCGCGCCGGTGGTTCACGATCACTACGGCTGGCGCGAGGCGCCGCGCTTCGCGTTCAATCCGGTACCGGGCAGCGATCTGGTGGAAATCCCTGTGACGACCGCATTGTTCGCCAACCGGCGCTTGGCGGCAGGCGGGGGCGGGTTCTTCCGCGTCCTGCCCTATGGCTTCAGCCGCTGGGCGATCCGGCAGGTGAACCACGAAGAGGGGCGACCGGCCATCTTCTATTTCCACCCATGGGAAGTCGATCCGGAGCAGCCGCGCGTTGGCGGGGCGCCCCTGCGTTCGAGGCTGCGCCACTACACCAACCTGTCGCGCATGGCCGGCAAGCTCACCGACCTGCTGGGGGAATTCGCCTGGGGCCGAATGGACGAGCTTGCCGAGCGGGAGAGGGTCCGCGCACTGGATTGGGCGGCGTGA
- a CDS encoding FemAB family XrtA/PEP-CTERM system-associated protein → MNAPLAMACTVRLADLSDAAVAARIEEFVADRRGSIFHRPAWLKAVERGTGQKALGLVSEQGGVVQGWLPLTDIHSPLFGRALVSSGFAVGGGILAKDEGQVAALCRAAEELAVRRGASTVELRGPVAAPEWSRIEGRHANFAGELAGDDEAQLLAIPRKARAEVRKGLAKELAVTVGRGPEDLARHFACFSESVRNLGTPVFPKSLFSAMLEAFGEDADILTVHHRGKPVSSVLSFYHDGAVMPFWGGGGLEARGLRANERMYYELMCHARRKGMKKFDFGRSKTGSGPYHFKKNWGFEPEPLVYRAWTAPGAAARNIDPTDDGHSAKIELWKKLPLPLANAIGPWIARGLG, encoded by the coding sequence GTGAATGCGCCGCTCGCCATGGCGTGTACGGTCCGGTTGGCCGACCTTTCCGACGCTGCCGTGGCGGCGCGGATCGAAGAGTTCGTTGCTGACCGGCGCGGTTCCATTTTCCACCGACCGGCCTGGCTCAAGGCCGTGGAGCGCGGGACGGGCCAGAAGGCGCTCGGGCTGGTGAGCGAGCAGGGCGGCGTAGTGCAGGGTTGGCTGCCGCTCACTGATATCCACTCACCTCTGTTCGGACGGGCGCTGGTTTCCAGCGGTTTCGCTGTCGGAGGCGGAATTCTAGCCAAGGACGAGGGACAGGTAGCCGCCTTGTGCCGCGCCGCCGAGGAACTGGCAGTGCGTCGTGGGGCGTCTACGGTTGAATTGCGTGGGCCAGTCGCTGCTCCGGAATGGTCCAGGATCGAGGGCAGGCACGCCAATTTCGCAGGCGAGCTTGCCGGTGATGACGAGGCACAATTGCTCGCGATCCCGCGCAAGGCCCGCGCCGAGGTGCGCAAGGGCCTAGCCAAAGAACTTGCAGTGACCGTCGGGCGAGGGCCTGAAGATCTGGCCCGTCACTTTGCCTGCTTTTCGGAAAGCGTTCGCAATCTCGGCACTCCGGTGTTCCCGAAATCTCTCTTCTCGGCGATGCTGGAAGCCTTCGGGGAGGATGCCGATATCCTGACCGTCCACCATCGCGGCAAGCCGGTTTCCAGCGTGCTCTCGTTCTATCATGACGGTGCCGTGATGCCGTTCTGGGGCGGCGGCGGCCTGGAGGCTCGCGGCCTTCGCGCGAACGAGCGCATGTATTACGAACTGATGTGCCATGCACGGCGCAAGGGTATGAAAAAATTCGACTTCGGTCGTTCGAAAACCGGAAGCGGTCCCTACCATTTCAAGAAGAACTGGGGTTTCGAGCCGGAACCGCTGGTTTACCGCGCATGGACTGCCCCTGGCGCCGCGGCGCGCAATATCGATCCGACCGACGATGGTCATTCGGCCAAGATCGAGCTCTGGAAAAAGCTGCCGCTGCCGCTGGCCAATGCCATCGGCCCCTGGATCGCGCGGGGGCTAGGCTGA
- a CDS encoding TIGR03087 family PEP-CTERM/XrtA system glycosyltransferase gives MGETLFLAHRIPFPPNRGDKIRSHHLLKGLVRLGPVHVGTFTENAEDRAQTGALAQLASSWHAPSRSKPLALSGVQAVLSRRPVSLAAFDDASLKRWVEDTLSARPIDTIFVFSGQMAQYVPDSFIGRVIVDLCDVDSAKFEAYAQNGSRVWINRREGRLLREVEADIASRADVTLLISESEADLFRNRLEGQEGRDIRVLGNGVDTAFFDPDAVAPNEEIARTPGPHFVFTGQMDYEPNERAALCVIDAFMPAIREHFPTAEFHVVGRSPADLLKRRAGQPGVRIWGEVPDVRPFLAAADCVLAPMTIARGVQNKVLEAMAMARPVMLTREAATGIDGSDGKHFLIEQAEQWAMTERMRWLLAERSRGDDIGKSAREFVRERMSWEAVYSELAQIVSAKTASSHAA, from the coding sequence ATGGGCGAAACCCTTTTCCTTGCGCATCGCATCCCGTTTCCGCCCAATCGCGGGGACAAGATCCGCTCGCACCATCTGCTCAAAGGCCTTGTCCGGCTCGGACCGGTCCATGTCGGCACATTCACCGAGAATGCGGAAGATCGTGCGCAGACCGGTGCCTTGGCACAGCTTGCCTCGTCCTGGCATGCACCCTCGCGCAGCAAGCCGCTAGCGCTATCCGGGGTCCAGGCCGTCTTGTCGCGGCGGCCGGTCAGCCTCGCCGCATTCGACGATGCGAGCCTGAAGAGGTGGGTGGAGGATACCCTCTCGGCGCGGCCCATCGACACCATCTTCGTCTTTTCCGGCCAGATGGCGCAATATGTGCCCGACAGCTTCATAGGCCGCGTCATCGTCGACTTGTGCGATGTCGATTCCGCCAAGTTCGAAGCCTATGCGCAAAATGGCTCGCGCGTCTGGATCAACCGCCGCGAGGGGCGCCTGCTGCGCGAGGTCGAAGCCGATATAGCGTCGCGCGCGGATGTGACCCTGCTGATCAGCGAAAGCGAGGCGGACCTGTTCCGCAACCGGCTGGAGGGGCAAGAGGGCCGAGACATTCGCGTGCTTGGCAATGGCGTCGACACGGCCTTCTTCGATCCTGACGCGGTGGCTCCGAACGAGGAGATCGCCAGGACGCCCGGTCCGCATTTCGTTTTCACCGGGCAGATGGACTACGAGCCCAACGAGCGCGCTGCGCTCTGCGTCATCGATGCGTTCATGCCGGCCATTCGCGAGCATTTTCCGACAGCGGAGTTCCATGTTGTGGGACGCTCTCCCGCGGACCTCCTGAAACGCCGCGCCGGGCAGCCGGGCGTGCGCATCTGGGGCGAGGTGCCCGATGTGCGGCCTTTCCTTGCCGCGGCAGACTGCGTGCTTGCACCGATGACCATCGCTCGAGGAGTGCAGAACAAGGTGCTCGAAGCCATGGCGATGGCTCGGCCTGTCATGCTGACCCGTGAAGCAGCCACCGGCATCGATGGAAGTGATGGCAAGCATTTCCTGATCGAACAGGCCGAGCAGTGGGCGATGACCGAACGCATGCGCTGGCTGCTTGCCGAACGCTCGCGCGGCGATGATATCGGTAAATCGGCCCGCGAATTCGTGCGGGAAAGAATGAGCTGGGAGGCAGTGTATTCCGAACTTGCCCAGATCGTTTCGGCAAAGACGGCTTCAAGCCATGCAGCCTAA
- the xrtA gene encoding exosortase A, translating to MQPNSATTQAEAGTASDGWKAAGLRLAALWIALFGLTFGDWQRMAHQWWNIDTYSHILLIIPIIGWLAWLKRDDLAQVRPAGWWLGIAWMLAGLGLWLGGRWLDINLFSQAGAIAAFQGATLAIIGPRAGLILAFPLLYAFALVPFGDEIIPQLQTITAYLATWLTKLSGIETLSDGIYIETPAGLFIVAEACSGVKFLIAMLALGVMVAHTCFTRWKRRFWFLAACLVVPIVANGIRAWATIFIAQYVGAEAAGSFDHIVYGWFFFGFVIALVLGIAWRWFERDPEDAGFTASQVASLPALARLDWPAQPFSVLAASLLVAGAFAAAVRLV from the coding sequence ATGCAGCCTAATAGCGCCACGACCCAGGCTGAGGCCGGGACCGCGAGCGATGGCTGGAAGGCGGCGGGCCTCAGGCTGGCTGCACTCTGGATCGCTCTGTTCGGACTTACTTTCGGCGACTGGCAGCGCATGGCGCACCAGTGGTGGAACATCGACACTTACAGCCACATCCTGTTGATCATCCCGATCATTGGCTGGCTGGCTTGGCTGAAGCGTGACGATCTGGCGCAGGTCCGACCTGCCGGATGGTGGCTCGGAATCGCCTGGATGTTGGCGGGGCTGGGCCTGTGGCTCGGCGGTCGCTGGCTCGACATCAACCTCTTCTCCCAGGCTGGAGCGATCGCTGCGTTCCAGGGTGCTACGCTAGCCATCATCGGGCCGAGGGCGGGGCTGATCCTTGCCTTTCCGCTTCTCTACGCCTTCGCGCTAGTGCCGTTCGGCGACGAGATCATTCCGCAATTGCAGACGATTACCGCCTATCTCGCCACCTGGTTGACCAAGCTGAGCGGTATCGAGACGCTGTCCGACGGTATCTATATCGAGACCCCGGCAGGCCTCTTCATCGTGGCCGAGGCGTGTTCGGGCGTGAAATTCCTGATCGCCATGCTGGCGCTGGGCGTCATGGTCGCGCATACCTGTTTCACCCGTTGGAAACGCCGGTTCTGGTTTCTTGCCGCCTGCCTTGTCGTGCCGATCGTGGCGAACGGCATCCGCGCATGGGCGACGATATTCATCGCGCAATATGTCGGTGCGGAAGCGGCAGGCAGCTTCGACCATATCGTCTATGGCTGGTTCTTCTTCGGTTTCGTCATCGCACTGGTGCTGGGCATCGCATGGCGCTGGTTCGAGCGCGATCCGGAGGATGCTGGCTTTACCGCTTCGCAAGTCGCCAGCCTGCCTGCGCTGGCACGTCTCGATTGGCCCGCACAGCCGTTTTCGGTCCTTGCTGCAAGCCTCCTCGTCGCAGGAGCTTTTGCGGCAGCGGTTCGACTGGTCTAG
- a CDS encoding XrtA/PEP-CTERM system amidotransferase: MCGIAGLFHYETIKPVDPKRVEAMTDALAHRGPDGSGVWTAPGVGLGHRRLSIIDLAGSPQPMASADGRAMIVFNGEIYNYLALRRELEQGGAQFRTDGDTETILAAWQKWGPDCLSRLDGMFAFALYDLQKRQLFLARDRLGVKPLYLAHLPGGALAFASELKGLLAHPMMRREIDPLAIEDYMTWGYVPDHRAVLKNVSKLPAGHFMLLEHGKPVSPPSQWWDVTFEHRERGSAADHSAQLLHLMREGVTSRMVADVPLGAFLSGGVDSSSVVALMSEASNRPVTSCSIGFDVESVDETSYARAVAKLFGTDHHERIVSADQFGEIDRIAAIFDEPFADASALPTLRVCELAREHVTVALSGDGADEALAGYRRQMFQMREEQARSVMPSALRGPVFGTLGRLWPKADWAPRPLRAKTTLLALSQSGEAGYARALSILAPEQREVLYGDTLLALRGDYRAEQPFEALMRAAPARSGLDRAQYADLKFWLPGDILTKTDRTSMAVGLEAREPLLDHRLVEFAARLPDRERIRGTTGKWLMKHTMERYLPGDILYRPKQGFVTPLSQWFRGALADEARRVSNSSLLVDSGWFSRKALSRLADEHIGGRADHGRTLWQLLMLERSIAKLGPSA, encoded by the coding sequence ATGTGCGGGATTGCGGGGCTTTTCCACTACGAGACGATCAAGCCGGTCGATCCCAAGCGGGTCGAGGCGATGACCGACGCGCTGGCCCACCGCGGGCCGGACGGATCGGGGGTCTGGACTGCACCCGGCGTTGGGCTCGGACACCGGCGGCTCTCGATCATCGACCTTGCCGGTTCGCCGCAGCCCATGGCTTCTGCCGACGGGCGGGCAATGATCGTCTTCAACGGCGAGATCTACAACTACCTCGCCCTGCGACGCGAACTGGAACAAGGCGGGGCGCAGTTCCGGACCGATGGCGACACGGAAACCATCCTCGCCGCATGGCAGAAATGGGGGCCCGATTGCCTGTCGAGGCTCGACGGGATGTTCGCCTTCGCGCTGTACGACCTGCAGAAAAGGCAGCTCTTCCTCGCACGCGACCGGCTCGGTGTAAAGCCGCTCTATCTCGCCCATTTGCCGGGCGGGGCGCTGGCCTTTGCGAGCGAATTGAAGGGACTGCTGGCCCATCCGATGATGCGGCGCGAAATCGATCCGCTGGCGATCGAGGACTACATGACTTGGGGTTACGTCCCCGATCATCGCGCCGTTTTGAAGAACGTGTCGAAGCTCCCGGCAGGACATTTCATGCTGCTGGAACACGGCAAGCCCGTTTCGCCGCCGAGCCAGTGGTGGGACGTCACCTTCGAACATCGTGAGCGAGGCAGCGCCGCGGACCATTCCGCGCAGCTGTTGCACCTGATGCGCGAAGGCGTGACCAGCCGGATGGTTGCAGACGTGCCGCTGGGTGCGTTCCTGTCCGGCGGGGTCGACAGCTCTTCGGTCGTCGCGCTGATGAGCGAGGCGAGCAATCGGCCCGTGACAAGCTGTTCGATCGGCTTCGACGTGGAGAGCGTTGACGAGACCTCCTATGCGCGCGCTGTCGCAAAGCTCTTCGGCACCGACCATCACGAGCGCATCGTTTCGGCCGACCAGTTCGGCGAGATCGACCGGATCGCCGCAATCTTCGACGAGCCCTTCGCCGATGCGAGCGCTCTGCCGACCCTGCGCGTATGCGAACTGGCGCGGGAACACGTGACCGTGGCCCTGTCCGGAGACGGCGCGGACGAGGCGCTGGCTGGCTATCGCCGCCAGATGTTCCAGATGCGCGAGGAACAGGCGCGTTCCGTCATGCCTTCTGCCCTGCGCGGACCGGTGTTCGGGACGCTGGGGCGCCTCTGGCCCAAGGCAGACTGGGCCCCGCGCCCGCTGCGGGCGAAAACCACCTTGCTTGCGCTATCGCAAAGCGGTGAAGCGGGATACGCGAGGGCCCTTTCGATCCTTGCGCCCGAGCAGCGCGAAGTCCTGTACGGCGATACGTTGCTGGCCCTGCGAGGAGACTACCGCGCCGAACAGCCGTTCGAAGCCTTGATGCGCGCGGCGCCGGCCCGCAGCGGGCTGGACAGGGCGCAATATGCCGATCTCAAATTCTGGCTGCCGGGCGATATCCTGACCAAGACCGACCGGACCAGCATGGCCGTCGGGCTGGAGGCGCGCGAGCCCCTGCTGGATCATCGCCTGGTCGAATTCGCGGCCCGACTGCCCGATCGCGAGCGCATTCGCGGTACCACCGGCAAGTGGCTGATGAAGCACACGATGGAACGGTACCTGCCCGGAGACATTCTCTACCGCCCGAAGCAGGGGTTCGTGACGCCGCTGTCGCAGTGGTTCAGGGGAGCGCTTGCCGATGAGGCGCGGCGGGTTTCGAACAGCAGCCTACTGGTCGACAGCGGATGGTTCTCGCGCAAGGCCCTCTCGCGCTTGGCCGATGAACATATTGGCGGACGGGCGGACCATGGCCGCACCCTGTGGCAATTGCTGATGCTGGAAAGGTCGATCGCGAAGCTCGGCCCCAGCGCCTAG
- the zapE gene encoding cell division protein ZapE, giving the protein MTGMLARYERLVAAGELQADPDQRRAAQRLDRLQKDLEAENPGGLLSRLFQARKARPQGVYMWGGVGRGKSMLMDLFVDTLGIDQKRRVHFHEFMLEVDQLIREERHKESGNPIGPVAKRIAEQVRCLAFDEMVVTNTADAAIMARLFTALICDENVTIVTTSNRPPADLYKDGLNRSLFLPFIDLVEAELDVLPLNGPTDYRLDRLGDLETWHTPLGEEATAQVREAFFRLTDYAPEDAVHVPSGELQLSGGRTLHVPKSFKGVAVFSFKRLCAENRGAADYLAIAHAYHTVIVVGIPRLSPENRNEAIRFTKLIDALYENSVKLFATAAAEPEDLYVSGDGAFEFERTVSRLKEMQSSDYMARGHGLEA; this is encoded by the coding sequence ATGACCGGCATGCTGGCCCGCTACGAGCGGCTGGTGGCCGCGGGCGAATTGCAGGCAGATCCGGACCAGCGCCGCGCGGCACAACGCCTAGACCGCCTGCAGAAGGACCTCGAGGCAGAGAATCCCGGCGGTCTCTTGTCGCGGCTGTTCCAGGCCAGGAAGGCACGGCCGCAAGGTGTCTACATGTGGGGCGGCGTGGGTCGCGGAAAGTCCATGCTCATGGACCTGTTCGTGGATACGCTCGGCATTGACCAGAAGCGCCGGGTCCATTTCCACGAGTTCATGCTGGAGGTGGACCAGCTGATCCGGGAAGAGCGCCATAAGGAAAGCGGCAATCCGATCGGCCCGGTCGCAAAACGGATCGCAGAACAGGTGCGCTGCCTTGCCTTCGACGAGATGGTCGTCACGAATACCGCCGATGCGGCAATCATGGCCCGCCTGTTCACCGCGCTTATCTGCGACGAGAACGTGACCATCGTCACGACGAGCAACCGCCCGCCCGCGGATCTCTACAAGGATGGCCTGAACCGGTCGCTGTTCCTGCCCTTCATCGACTTGGTCGAAGCAGAACTGGACGTGCTGCCGCTGAACGGGCCGACCGACTACCGCCTTGATCGTCTCGGCGACCTCGAAACATGGCACACGCCCCTTGGCGAGGAAGCGACCGCACAGGTTCGCGAGGCATTCTTCCGCCTGACCGACTACGCGCCTGAAGATGCGGTCCACGTGCCCAGCGGCGAACTCCAGCTTTCAGGGGGGCGCACGCTCCATGTACCCAAGAGCTTCAAGGGTGTGGCCGTCTTCAGCTTCAAGCGCCTTTGCGCGGAGAACCGCGGGGCTGCCGACTACCTCGCCATCGCGCACGCCTATCACACGGTGATCGTGGTCGGCATTCCGCGCCTTTCGCCCGAGAACCGCAACGAGGCGATCCGCTTTACCAAGCTGATCGATGCGCTCTACGAAAACAGCGTGAAACTTTTCGCGACGGCCGCGGCAGAGCCGGAAGACCTCTACGTCAGCGGTGACGGGGCGTTCGAATTCGAACGGACGGTCAGCCGCCTGAAGGAAATGCAGAGCAGCGACTACATGGCGCGCGGCCACGGCCTCGAAGCCTGA
- a CDS encoding PaaI family thioesterase: MALPDSVFEHGPDPENPGWRHWNLKDDTLFNGAVMGKLITRVDDDGRARLRMFPERRHENLQGIVHGAVTLSLIDISLFTTMHTIGSGNAGPSVTLELSTQFVGAGDPTRPLDAVCEIVRETGSLVFVRGTVVQEDHVVCAFSGIVKKMHARPKPQ, translated from the coding sequence GTGGCGCTTCCCGATTCCGTTTTCGAGCATGGCCCCGACCCGGAAAATCCGGGCTGGCGGCATTGGAACCTGAAAGACGACACGCTGTTCAACGGCGCCGTGATGGGCAAGCTTATCACGCGGGTCGATGACGATGGCCGCGCGCGCCTCCGGATGTTCCCGGAACGCCGGCACGAGAATTTGCAGGGCATCGTCCACGGTGCGGTGACGCTGTCGCTGATCGACATATCGCTGTTCACCACCATGCACACGATCGGCAGCGGCAATGCAGGGCCTTCGGTCACGCTGGAGCTGTCCACCCAGTTCGTGGGCGCAGGCGATCCCACCCGCCCGCTCGATGCCGTGTGCGAAATCGTGCGGGAGACCGGCAGCCTCGTATTCGTGCGCGGAACCGTGGTGCAGGAAGACCACGTCGTCTGCGCCTTTTCCGGCATCGTGAAGAAGATGCACGCCCGCCCGAAACCGCAATGA